Proteins from a genomic interval of Hydrogenispora ethanolica:
- a CDS encoding ABC transporter permease, translating into MSDKRVGWFSTTIATLVFIFLLAPLAVIVLASFSPTPLVVFPPRGFSLQWYMNIFSSSTNFLSGFGNSVEVAVIATAIDVILGVTAALSVSRHPFKGKELLVSFFTSPMYVPSIAFAFVLLQIFSQIGSVPGLVKILLGHLVIIMPYIVRNTLSVLSGFNWTLENAAASLGASPLETFAKVTLPLIKPGVIAGAMLAFLYSFDEAVLSSLLSSPTFVTLPIRIMNYMEFSFDPTLAAISTVLILMSLLLMILLEKLTGLDMFLK; encoded by the coding sequence GTGTCTGACAAACGGGTGGGGTGGTTTTCGACGACCATCGCGACTTTGGTCTTTATTTTCCTGCTGGCGCCGTTGGCGGTGATCGTCTTGGCTTCCTTTAGTCCGACGCCGCTGGTGGTTTTCCCGCCCAGGGGGTTTTCCCTGCAATGGTATATGAATATCTTTAGTTCTTCGACCAATTTCTTGAGCGGCTTCGGCAACAGCGTCGAGGTGGCGGTGATCGCCACCGCCATCGATGTGATTCTGGGCGTGACGGCGGCCCTGAGTGTCAGCCGGCATCCGTTCAAAGGCAAGGAACTGCTGGTTTCCTTTTTCACTTCGCCGATGTATGTGCCCTCCATCGCCTTTGCCTTCGTTTTGCTGCAGATCTTCAGCCAGATCGGCTCGGTTCCGGGGTTGGTGAAGATTCTGCTGGGGCACCTCGTCATCATCATGCCGTACATTGTCCGCAACACCCTGTCGGTGTTGTCCGGTTTCAACTGGACGCTGGAAAACGCCGCGGCCAGCCTCGGCGCCAGCCCTTTGGAGACTTTCGCCAAAGTGACGCTGCCCCTGATCAAACCGGGCGTGATCGCCGGCGCCATGCTCGCCTTCCTGTACTCTTTCGACGAGGCGGTGCTGAGCAGCTTGTTATCTTCGCCGACCTTTGTGACGTTGCCGATCCGGATTATGAATTACATGGAGTTTTCCTTCGACCCCACCTTGGCGGCGATTTCCACCGTTTTGATCCTGATGTCGCTGCTATTGATGATTTTGTTGGAAAAGCTGACGGGGCTGGATATGTTTTTGAAGTAA
- a CDS encoding ABC transporter ATP-binding protein — MASLELQGLTKKYGDFTAVDHIDLAVRDGEMVALLGGSGCGKTTILNMIAGFIDQYEGSVLVDGKDMKHIPAYKRKMGVFFQNYALFPHMNTFDNVAFGLKMQKLAKSLIQEKVRRILQLVKLTGMEKRFPRELSGGQQQRVALARALVTEPALLLLDEPLSNLDAKLRVEMQIEIKRIHRELGLTTIIVTHDQEEAVSLADRVIVMNAGRIMQAGKPKEVFDRPANLFVGDFMGFSNFIAGQVRRVAGARVSVACSDRELVLDEADGTGLAAGDSVTLAIRPENILPAEKGAENALTGTVRNVTYKGTVTRLEIGDVFAETVFANIHESEDYEIGDAITVAFPSQKLLLYKKEEKRSE; from the coding sequence ATGGCATCTTTGGAATTGCAAGGCCTTACCAAGAAATACGGCGATTTTACGGCGGTGGATCATATCGATCTGGCGGTGCGGGACGGGGAGATGGTCGCCCTGCTGGGCGGCAGCGGCTGCGGCAAAACCACCATCTTGAACATGATTGCCGGATTCATCGACCAGTACGAAGGCTCCGTCCTGGTGGACGGCAAGGATATGAAGCATATCCCCGCCTATAAGCGGAAGATGGGGGTGTTCTTTCAGAACTACGCGCTGTTTCCCCATATGAACACCTTCGATAACGTCGCCTTCGGCTTGAAAATGCAGAAGCTCGCCAAAAGCCTGATCCAGGAGAAGGTGCGGCGGATCTTGCAACTGGTGAAGCTGACCGGAATGGAAAAACGGTTCCCGCGGGAGCTTTCCGGCGGGCAGCAGCAGCGGGTGGCCCTGGCGCGGGCCCTGGTCACCGAGCCGGCGCTGCTGTTGCTGGACGAGCCGCTCTCGAACCTCGACGCCAAGCTCCGGGTGGAGATGCAGATCGAGATCAAACGCATTCACCGGGAGCTGGGACTGACCACGATCATTGTCACCCACGATCAGGAGGAAGCGGTTTCGCTGGCCGACCGGGTGATTGTGATGAACGCCGGCCGGATCATGCAGGCCGGCAAGCCCAAGGAGGTCTTCGACCGCCCCGCCAATCTGTTTGTCGGCGATTTCATGGGCTTCTCCAACTTCATCGCCGGGCAGGTGCGGCGGGTCGCCGGGGCCAGGGTGAGCGTGGCCTGTTCGGACCGGGAGTTGGTTCTGGACGAGGCGGACGGGACCGGTTTGGCCGCCGGCGACAGCGTCACCCTGGCGATCCGGCCGGAGAACATTCTCCCGGCGGAAAAGGGAGCGGAAAACGCGTTGACCGGAACGGTCAGGAATGTCACCTACAAGGGAACGGTGACCCGTCTGGAGATCGGCGATGTCTTCGCCGAAACCGTATTCGCCAATATTCACGAGAGTGAAGACTATGAGATCGGCGATGCAATCACGGTTGCATTTCCCTCCCAAAAGCTTCTCCTATATAAAAAAGAAGAAAAAAGGAGCGAATGA
- a CDS encoding ABC transporter substrate-binding protein yields MRKKQRIMAGVMAAMMLAVSAAGLGGAPVAAADKAPKDFKGATLVVATWGFTAANVRELSKNFEKTYNCKVVVDETSGNSDRLNKIMAQRKNPEIDVALMTDIFAAIGNKQGVFEKINPKVVTNLKHLYKFAKNGEGYGPCYSVVRYGIIYDAGMVKVPPKSYKDLFSGKYNGQLSLPDMASTAGPYLLVTLAQKAGGSATNVEPGFKLLKANKDHVKQWYLTSSEVQTAFSTGEISVAVFMDMNMPTLKKSGLNVKWVDPKEGDFSAAATINVVKDCKNPELAQLFVNYFLSDAVQNQVADRLNEAPTNKNAKMSAEKQEYLAYGQKAMNSLKKFDWNFINANKAAWIERFQKEVAVQK; encoded by the coding sequence ATGAGAAAGAAGCAGCGGATCATGGCCGGCGTCATGGCTGCCATGATGCTGGCCGTAAGCGCGGCCGGCCTCGGCGGCGCCCCGGTCGCGGCGGCCGATAAAGCGCCCAAGGATTTCAAAGGAGCCACACTGGTCGTCGCCACCTGGGGTTTTACGGCCGCCAATGTCCGGGAGCTGTCGAAGAACTTCGAGAAGACCTACAACTGTAAGGTGGTTGTCGACGAGACCAGCGGCAACTCGGATCGTTTGAATAAAATCATGGCCCAACGGAAAAACCCGGAGATCGACGTCGCCCTGATGACCGACATCTTTGCGGCGATCGGAAACAAGCAGGGCGTTTTCGAAAAGATCAATCCCAAGGTGGTCACCAACCTCAAGCATCTTTACAAGTTCGCCAAGAACGGCGAGGGTTACGGCCCCTGTTATTCGGTGGTGCGCTACGGCATCATCTATGACGCCGGCATGGTGAAGGTTCCCCCGAAATCCTACAAGGATCTGTTCAGCGGCAAGTACAACGGGCAGCTTTCCCTGCCGGACATGGCTTCCACCGCCGGCCCTTACCTGCTGGTCACCCTGGCCCAGAAAGCGGGCGGCAGCGCCACCAATGTGGAGCCTGGCTTTAAACTGCTCAAGGCGAATAAAGACCACGTCAAGCAATGGTATCTTACCAGCTCCGAGGTGCAGACCGCTTTCTCCACCGGCGAGATCAGCGTGGCGGTGTTTATGGACATGAATATGCCGACGCTGAAGAAGTCCGGACTGAACGTCAAGTGGGTCGATCCCAAGGAGGGCGATTTCTCGGCCGCCGCGACCATTAATGTGGTGAAGGACTGTAAGAACCCGGAACTGGCCCAGCTGTTTGTGAATTATTTCCTCAGCGACGCCGTGCAGAACCAGGTCGCCGACAGGTTGAACGAGGCTCCGACCAACAAGAACGCCAAGATGTCCGCTGAAAAACAGGAATACCTGGCCTATGGTCAGAAGGCGATGAACTCGCTGAAGAAGTTCGACTGGAATTTCATTAATGCCAATAAAGCGGCTTGGATCGAGAGATTTCAGAAGGAAGTCGCGGTTCAGAAATAA
- a CDS encoding DNA-3-methyladenine glycosylase family protein, whose amino-acid sequence MDTLRFTTGDAVLETICSADERMALLVRAVGGYELELAKDYFPALVRSIIGQQLSVTVARTIWERTQRLCTEVTPEVVVRLADEELKAAGLSGTKARYIKDLSQKVLAGELDLARLDALPDAEIIRQLLQVKGIGVWTAEMFLIFSLGRLDILSLGDLGLKRSIQWLYGYKKTRPTGP is encoded by the coding sequence GTGGATACACTGCGATTTACAACCGGCGATGCGGTTTTGGAGACCATCTGCTCGGCCGACGAGCGGATGGCGCTGTTGGTCCGGGCTGTCGGCGGGTATGAGTTGGAGCTTGCGAAGGATTATTTCCCGGCGCTGGTCCGGTCGATCATCGGCCAGCAGCTGTCGGTCACGGTGGCCCGCACCATCTGGGAACGGACCCAAAGGCTCTGCACCGAAGTTACCCCGGAGGTTGTGGTCCGCCTGGCGGACGAGGAATTGAAAGCCGCGGGGCTCTCCGGGACCAAGGCCCGCTATATCAAGGACCTCTCCCAAAAGGTACTGGCCGGCGAGCTCGACCTGGCCCGGCTCGACGCGCTCCCCGACGCCGAAATCATCCGCCAGCTGCTCCAGGTCAAAGGGATCGGCGTCTGGACCGCCGAAATGTTCCTCATCTTCTCTCTGGGCCGCCTGGACATCCTGTCCCTCGGCGACCTAGGCCTCAAACGCTCGATCCAATGGCTCTACGGGTACAAAAAAACCCGGCCGACCGGACCATGA
- a CDS encoding PadR family transcriptional regulator, producing the protein MARLVILSMLQRRPMHGYEMQQLIQEEKMEQWLNILSGSIYFALNQMEKEGLIRTDSEERTGNRIRKIYAITDEGRRVYRELLRAALLASPHSLKSDFSFALGDAQFLAAEERDRLLCQNMRHLEELQRLWQAGLAVKADHHPAVKALLENDLAMIRNDLRFLGKLREIYAGASADGASFQPVRATHFLIRTTGAYRENSFSYEETVAIGEHENSQWWAWFHSQPAAEFFQRAGAAAVGECFTIADPQSKTVTEIVAIVKA; encoded by the coding sequence TTGGCCCGTCTCGTGATACTCTCGATGTTGCAGCGCCGCCCCATGCACGGTTATGAGATGCAACAGCTGATTCAGGAAGAAAAGATGGAGCAATGGCTGAATATTTTATCGGGTTCGATTTATTTCGCCTTGAACCAGATGGAAAAGGAAGGGCTGATCCGGACCGATTCCGAGGAGCGGACCGGGAACCGGATCCGCAAGATTTACGCCATCACCGACGAGGGACGGCGGGTGTACCGGGAGTTGCTCCGCGCGGCGCTGCTGGCTTCGCCCCATTCGTTGAAGTCGGATTTTTCGTTTGCGCTCGGCGACGCGCAATTTCTCGCGGCGGAAGAGCGCGACCGGTTATTATGCCAGAACATGCGCCATTTGGAGGAACTGCAACGCTTGTGGCAGGCGGGGCTGGCGGTGAAAGCCGATCATCACCCGGCGGTGAAGGCCTTATTGGAAAACGATCTGGCAATGATCCGCAACGACCTGCGGTTTCTCGGGAAACTGCGGGAAATCTACGCCGGGGCAAGCGCGGACGGCGCTTCATTCCAGCCCGTCCGGGCGACCCATTTTCTGATTCGAACCACGGGGGCGTACCGCGAAAATTCATTCAGCTATGAAGAGACCGTGGCGATCGGCGAACATGAGAACTCCCAGTGGTGGGCCTGGTTCCATTCCCAGCCAGCGGCGGAGTTTTTTCAGCGGGCCGGCGCGGCCGCCGTGGGAGAGTGTTTTACCATTGCCGATCCGCAATCCAAAACGGTGACCGAGATTGTGGCGATCGTCAAAGCGTGA
- a CDS encoding NAD(P)H-dependent oxidoreductase: MKVLAVVGTTRKRGDNYHVIREIEASLRRMGGVEVEYLFLSEFELGFCLGCCACIFKGEEHCPKRALTRQIEGKMLEADGVILAAPVYGHQVPALLKNFIDHFCYFFHRPRFFDKVAVIVATTGGSGLQETVGYMKFTAIGWGFTVAGSLGVVSRLFQENGAYREDKLNEINGLAARMVRLIESGRRPAPSLFELMFFRGIRYKAKMNPCDRRYWEERGWLTGQYFVKTPIHPVKLLLAGLAEKTMGLTERVKMGKYR, translated from the coding sequence ATGAAAGTGTTAGCGGTGGTCGGCACGACCCGGAAGCGAGGGGACAATTACCATGTGATCCGGGAGATTGAGGCCAGTCTGCGCCGGATGGGCGGGGTTGAGGTCGAGTATTTATTTTTATCCGAATTTGAACTGGGTTTTTGTCTGGGCTGCTGCGCCTGTATTTTCAAGGGAGAGGAGCATTGCCCGAAACGGGCGCTGACCCGGCAGATCGAGGGGAAAATGCTGGAGGCGGACGGGGTGATCCTGGCGGCGCCGGTCTACGGCCATCAGGTACCGGCATTGCTGAAGAATTTCATTGACCATTTTTGCTACTTTTTCCACCGGCCCCGTTTTTTCGACAAGGTGGCCGTCATCGTTGCGACCACCGGCGGGAGCGGATTGCAGGAGACCGTGGGCTATATGAAGTTCACCGCGATTGGCTGGGGGTTTACGGTGGCGGGAAGCCTGGGGGTGGTCAGCCGGCTGTTTCAGGAGAACGGAGCGTACCGGGAGGATAAACTGAATGAAATCAACGGCCTGGCGGCGCGGATGGTCCGCTTGATCGAGTCCGGCCGGCGGCCGGCGCCGAGCCTGTTTGAGTTGATGTTCTTCCGCGGGATCCGCTATAAAGCCAAAATGAACCCGTGTGACCGGCGCTACTGGGAGGAACGGGGCTGGCTGACGGGGCAATACTTTGTCAAAACGCCGATCCATCCCGTGAAGCTGTTGCTGGCCGGGTTGGCGGAAAAGACCATGGGGCTGACGGAGCGGGTAAAGATGGGGAAGTACCGGTGA